The Dickeya poaceiphila DNA window CGCCCCGTTCAGTGAAGAAGAGAAAAACCAGTTGCGCGCCTTGTTAGGGCGTGTTGAAAAACATCTGGTGAACAACCGCTGATGTTCTAACGCACATCACGATCTGATGGCGGAAGGCGACGAGTACGAAAAAGGCATCCCGATGGGATGCCCTTGCTGTCGTTATATTCAGGTCGATATTATTTCGTGGATTTGTCCTGCAAAGATGGAGTGGCGACCTGCGGCAGTCCCGTATTGCCTGAAGCAATCAAGCCGCTTTCCACGTAGTTGAACAGCTTTTCGCGGGTATCGGTGATATCCAGATTACGCATCGTCAACTGGCCGATACGATCATCCGGCGAGAACACGGATTCGCCTTTCTCCATTGTCAGACGTTCCGGTTTATAGGTCAGGTTGTCCGATACGGTGTTCAGAATCGAGTAATCGTTACCACGACGCAGCTCAAGCGTCACCTCGCCGGTGATTTCACTGGCTACCCAACGCTGCAACGCATCACGCAACATCAGCGCCTGCGGGTCAAACCAACGGCCCTGATACAGCAGACGGCCCAGTTGACGACCATGAGCGTGGTATTGCTCGATAGTATCTTCGTTATGAATGCCCGTAACCAGACGTTCGTAGGCGATATGCAGCAACGCCATTCCCGGTGCTTCATAGATGCCGCGGCTTTTCGCTTCGATGATACGGTTTTCGATCTGGTCGCTCATGCCAAGGCCGTGGCGGCCACCGATGCGATTGGCTTCCAGCATCAACTCCACGTCATCGGAGAACGTCTGCCCGTTTAACGCCACCGGATGACCGCGCTCGAAACGCACAGTCACTTCTTCCGCCGCAATACGCACGTTGTCGTCCCAGAACTTAACGCCCATGATCGGATTGACGATCTTCACACTGGAGTTCAGGAATTCCAGATCCTTCGCTTCGTGGGTCGCGCCCAACATGTTGGAGTCGGTCGAGTAGGCTTTTTCCGCCGACATTTTGTAGTCAAAACCCGACTTCGTCATAAACTCGGACATCTCCTGACGACCACCCAGTTCGTCGATGAAATCGGTGTCCAGCCAGGGTTTGTAAATCTTCAGTTCCGCGTTGGTCAGCAGGCCGTAACGATAGAAACGCTCGATATCGTTGCCTTTGTAGGTACTACCGTCACCCCAAATGTTAACGCCGTCTTCTTTCATTGCCGCCACCAGCATAGTACCGGTTACTGCACGACCCAGCGGGGTGGTATTGAAATAGGTCATACCGCCGGTAGTGTTGTGGAACGCACCGCACTGAATCGCGGCAATGCCTTCCGCCACCAACTGCTTGCGGCAGTCGATCAGACGGGCATTTTCAGCACCGTACTCTTTGGCGCGGCGCGGAATGGCATCGTAGTCGTCTTCATCCGGCTGACCCAGGTTAGCGGTATAGGCATACGGCACCGCGCCTTTCTGACGCATCCATAACAAAGCGGCGCTGGTATCCAGACCACCGGAAAAAGCAATCCCAATCCGCTGGCCCACCGGAAGATGTTTCAAAATCGTCGTCATAACTATTAGTCCCTGCTTGATTTCGATGGCGTTAAGCTTAGCAGCCCTGCCGCCGGGTTACGCAATGTCTGGTCATGCATTGAGACGCGCCCAACACGGTGTCATCAGAATCGATAGCGATGAACAATCGCGCATCAATGCATATTTATGCAAAATTTATGATTGATAATTTAAACATCTTTTCCAGCGGACCGGAAGAGAAGAGGAGGATTTTCAGGAAAAAAATTCACTACGGCAACATCTGGCCTGAAGACAAGGCCAAAACGTTGCCGCTTTTCATGCTGTCGATACACGTCCTTGATGTATCGACGCGGTTATAACGGCAAGCGCGCCCAGCCATGCAGCAACATATACCCCCCCACCACCGCTATCAGCAGGCTGGAGAAATAGGGTGCCCGGCGTGCCAGTGTGGCGAATCCCGGCCAACGGCGGCTGGCTTGCTGCACGCTGAGTGCGGCACCGACCCCAACGGCCACCAGCGTCAGTGCCAGCCCAACACTGAAACACACCACCAGCGCTGCCCCCAGCGTAAAAGCCTTCACCTGAATACATAACAGCAGCACCGTGATGGCGGCCGGACAGGGAATCAACCCGCCGGTCAAACCAAACAGCAAAATCTGCCCGTTGGTCGCTTCCCGGTTAGCGAAGCGCTGACGTATCTCATTAGCGTGCGCTCGTTCATGCGCATCCTGATATTCGCCATCAGCCTGCGCATGGTCATGGTCATGATGATGAACATGTTCACCGTGGTCATGGTGATGATGGTCATGATGATCGCCGTGATGATGCTCGTGGTGGTGATGATCATGCTGGTGTCCATGGCTATGCTGATGTAGCCGCCACGCGCGCTCATCGCGCCAGATACGCCAGAACATCCAGGTCGCCGTCCCCAGAATGATGATGCCGGAAATAAACTGCATCCAGGGTTCGGCAGATTCAGCAGTAAATTGCTGACTCAGATACATGCCGCCCAATGCAATTAACCAGACCACCGCAGTATGAGACAACGTAGCAGCAACCCCCAGCATCACTGCTTGCTTCACCGTCCCGCGGATCGCCACGATAAACGCCGCCATCATGGTCTTGGAATGTCCCGGCTCCAGACCATGCAGTGCGCCCAACAGCACAGCACTGGGGATAAACAACCAGGCGTTCGCCATACCCTGCTGCAAAAGTAAGGAAAAATCCGTCATAGTTAGCATCCGAATCAGGTGGTCGGTGGGCCAGCCTGGAAATGAAGTGATGAAATATACTATACCCCAGTATATAAACAGACAAGACGGGAGTCGCCATGCCGCATACCATTCACGACAAAAAGAAACTGCTCACGCGTGTCAGGCGCATCAAAGGTCAGGCGGAAGCACTGGAAAAAGCGCTGGACGGCGGGGGGCGCTCATGCCTGGAAATTTTGCAGCAAATTGCCGCCATACGGGGCGCGGTGAACGGGTTGATGGGTGAGGTGCTGGAAGGCCACATCCGTGATCATCTGATGAATGAAGAAGCAGACCCCGCGGAACGCGCCACCGATTTGGAAGCCATCGTCACGGTAATTCGTTCTTATATGAAATAGTTCGTAGGAAATAGTTCGTAAAAGTAGGAAATAGTTAATAGAAAGCGGAGGTCGCCTGACTGCAACCACCCGTTTTACGATGACCACCACTATCTGTCATCTGCAACACCGGAACGCCGCCTGATCATTGTCGTAGCGGCCATCACCGTAGCCGCTTTCACCATAACGCTCACGGTACTCGCGCGGCGTCAGGTCGTAGTCCTTGCGAAAAACGGAATAAAAATACGGTAACGAGGGATACCCGCACATAGACGAAACCTCGTTTATCGACAACGACGTCGATACCAGCAGATTTCTCGCCCGCTCCAGCTTTTCGGCATGGATCATACCGTGAATGGTCTGCCCGGTTTCATCCTTGAAGCGCTTCTCAAGGTTGGAGCGCGACAGCCCAACCGCGTCCAGCACCTGCTCCACCTTGATGCCTTTACAGGCATGGTGACGGATAAAATGCATCGCCTGAATCACGGCGGGGTCGCGCACTGAGCGGTAATCGGTCGAGCTGCGCTCCACCACCCGCAGCGGCGACACCAGAATACGCTGTAACGGCAGCGCATACGGCGTCAGTAACAGTTGGTGCAGCAGCTTGGCGGCCCGATACCCCATCTGCCGCGTCCCCTGCGCCACTGAGGACAGGGCGACGCGTGACAGGTAGCGGGTTAGTTCTTCATTGTCGATACCAATAACGCACAGCTTTTCCGGCACGGCGATATTCAGGTGCTCGCATACCTGCAGCAGATGGCGGGCGCGGGCATCCGTCACGGCGATGATGCCGGTTTGAGGCGGCAGGGTCTGAACCCAGTCCGCCAGCCGGTTCTGAGCATACTGCCAGTTGTCCGGCGACGTCTCCATACCCTGATACACCACGCCCTGATACTGCTCAGCCGCCACCAGTTGTCGAAAAGCATGTTCACGCTCCTGCGCCCACCCTTTCCCCACTGACGCCGGCAAGCCGTAAAACGCGAACCGGTTCAACCCTTTATTCTTCAGATGCAAAAATGCACTTTCTACCAATGCATAGTTATCAGTGGCGATATAGTGCACCGGCGGGTAATCCTGTGGGTTGTGATAAGAACCGCCGACCCCCACCAGCGGCACCCGCACCCCGGCAAGCAATGCGATAATCGCCGGGTCATCGAAGTCGGCGATCACCCCATCCCCCAGCCAGTCGCGGATATTATCGATGCGGCAACGGAAATCCTCCTCAATGAAGATATCCCAGTCGCACTGAGACGCCTGCAGGTATTCCCCTACGCCTTCAACCACCTGCCGGTCGTATACTTTGTTGGCATTAAACAGCAACGTAATACGGTAGCGTTTCTCAAACATGGCGATACGTTCTCTTCGGACAGTGTGATGCTCCCTGAGCAAAATCCGGTGCCGACAGCCGATACTCGCCTAAATAGCACGACCGGCCTGCAGCCCAAAAACAATTTCCTTACTTTGCGAACTGTCTCGCTCATTGTGCCGCTGACACACCGTCCCCCCCGGCTATCGACAGTGATCCGGACTTATGTTTTTCAGGATTTATGTTTGGTGGCAGTATCCATCCACACCGCCAGCAGCAAAATGCCGCCCTTGACGATGTACTGCCAGAAGGTGGGTACATCGAGCATACTCATGCCGTTATCCAGCGATGCCATGATAAACGCCCCCATCACCGCGCCCGCCACGCTGCCTACTCCACCGGCCAGACTGGTGCCACCGATGACGCAGGCGGCAATGGCGTCCAGCTCCGCGATATTCCCGGCAGACGGCGACCCAGCCCCCAACCGGGAACTGAGTACCAGACCGGCCACCGCCACCATCAGGCCGTTGATGGCAAATACCACCAGTTTGGTGCGCTCGACATTCACCCCAGACAGACGGGCCGCATCGATATTGCCGCCTACTGCGTAAATACGCCGCCCGAAAGCGGTACGCACCGCCATAAACATGCCGCCCAGCATAATGAGCGCCAGCAGCAATACCGGCGTCGGCACACCACGATAGTCATTGAGCAAATAGATGGCACCCAGCACCAGCACCGCCATCAGCGCCTGACGGGTGATATCACCGGAAGCGTTCGCCACCGGCAAATCCAGATGCAGGCGACGCCACCGCTGACGCCAGCGCCACACCACAAACAACATCAACCCAACGACGCCAAATAAAAACCCCACCCCGTCAGGCAGATAACTCTGACCAATCTGCGACATTGCCGGACTGGTGGGCGACACCGTGGTGCCGTTGGTGATACCGATCAGTATGCCGCGAAACGCCAGCATACCCGCCAGCGTCACAATGAACGACGGCACGCGCCGGTACGCCACCCACCAGCCATTCCAGGCACCAAGCAACAACCCCAATAGCAGGGTTACCGCCACCGTCAGGGGCAACGGCCAGCCATACCAGACATCCAGAATCGCCGCCACACCGCCCAGCAGCCCCATCATGGAGCCGACTGACAGGTCAATCTCAGCGGAAATAATCACAAACACCATGCCTACCGCCAAAATGCCGGTAATGGCGGTCTGGCGCAGCAGGTTGGAAATGTTGCGGGCGCTGAGGTACGCGCCATCGGTCATGAAGGTGAAGAACAGCATGATTGCGACAATCGCTGCGATCATCACCAACACCTGTAAATTGAAAGAACGGCGGCGGGGCATTTCGTCTGGAGATGCCGCCGGTGCAGTCATCCGGTCAGACAGCCAGGTTTTCAGCATGATGCTCACTCCTTAATGCAGCTTCCATCACCTGCTCCTGTGTCAGGCCACGGTTGGGCAAATCTGCCTTGAGCCGCCCCTGATGCATCACCAGCACCCGGTCGCTCAGGCCCAACACCTCAGGCAGTTCAGAGGAAATCACGATGACGGCGATCTGTTGCTTAACCAACTGGTTGATCAATTTGTAGATTTCATATTTTGCGCCGATGTCGATCCCACGGGTCGGCTCATCCAGAATCAGGATTTTCGGGCACAACAGCAGGCATTTCGCCAGAATAGCTTTTTGCTGGTTACCGCCGCTGAGGCGCGCAATCGCCAATTCCGGCGATGCGGTTTTCACTTTCAGGTGGGTTATCGAATGCTGTAGGCGGTGCTGCTCGTCGGCTTCCCGCAGCACCGACAACGCACCGGTGAACTGATCGAGCGCCGCCAGCGTAATATTCTGCGCGACGCTCATTACCGGAATAATGCCGTCTTTTTTACGATCTTCCGGCACCATTGCAATCCCTAACGTCATCGCCTGCCGGCAATTCTGGATAGTGACCGGTTTGCCTTCCACCCAAATATCGCCTTGCCATCGCCCCGGATAGGCACCGAACAGGCATTGAACCGTTTCGGTGCGCCCGGCGCCAACCAAACCGGCAATCCCCAACACTTCACCGCGATGCAGGCGGAACGACACATCATCCACCCGGCGGATATGGCGGTTCACCGGGTGCCAGGCGGTCAGGTGCTCCACTCGCAGCACCTCTTCGCCGATATCGTGCGGCTCATTTGGATACAGCTCCGTCAGCTCACGCCCTACCATCATGGCGATTACCTGATCCTCGCTGAGTGAATCCGCCGGGCAGGTGCCGATGTGCCTGCCGTCGCGGATAACACAGATCACATCGGAAATCGCCTTAACCTCGTTAAGCTTGTGAGAGATGTAGATGCAGGCGATACCGTGGTGACGCAGGTCGCGCACGATATCCAGCAAGACGCCGGTTTCCCGTTCCGTCAGCGATGCGGTCGGTTCATCGAGAATCAGCAAGCGCACCTGTTTGTTCAACGCCTTGGCGATTTCCACCAGTTGCTGTTGACCTAACCCCAGTTCGCCAACGCGAGTATTCGGGTCAATGTCCAGACGCACCTGCGCCAGCATGGTCTGGCAACGCAGGTACATCGCGTCGTAATCCATCACGCCGGCACGCGTCCATTCATTACCGAGGAAAATGTTCTCCAGCACCGTCATTTCTTTGACCAGCGCCAGTTCCTGATGAATGATGGCGATCCCTTTCTGCTCGGTGTCACGAATATGCCCGGCACGTAGCTCATCGCCAGCAAACCGGATGCGGCCTTCATAACTGCCGTACGGATAGACCCCACACAGCACTTTCATCAACGTTGACTTGCCGGAACCGTTCTCGCCGCACAGCGACAACACCTGTCCGGCCTCCAGTTGCAGGCTGACGTTGTCTACCGCTTTCACTGCACCAAAAACCTTGGTGATATTTTTCATGTCCAACAGATACGGCATATCCCCTCCGCCTCACCGAATGCCTGTCGTCCGGCAATACCGCGGTTGCGGGCCGCCGGACGACAGGAGAACTGGTTAATAGATATCTGCTTTTTTATGGAACCCATCGGCAATGACGGTGCTATCGATATTCGCCTTATCAACCGGGATAGGCGTCAACAGGAAGGCAGGGACCTCTTTCTTGCCGTTATTGAGCGTGGCGTTAGACTCAGGTTTCTTACCTTGCCCCAGCGACACCGCGATAGCCGCCGCATCCTGTGCCAGCTTGCTGATCGGTTTGTACACGGTCATGGTCTGAGTGCCGGCAACAATCCGCTTTATCGCCGCCAGATCGGCATCCTGACCGGATATCGCCACTTTGCCGGCCAGCCCCTGCGCGGAGAGCGCCTGAATCGCGCCACCTGCGGTCGCATCGTTCGAGGCCACTACCGCATCAATCTTGTTGTTGTTGGCGGTCAGCGCGTTTTCCATGATCTTCAGCGCATTTTCCGGCAGCCAGCCATCCACCCACTGGTCGCCGACAATTTTGATCTTACCGCTGTCAATCAATGGCTTTAATACTTTCATTTGCCCCTGACGGAACAGTTTGGCGTTATTATCAACCGGCGAACCTCCCATCAGAAAATAATTCCCTTGCGGCACTTTGTTGAGCAGATATTGTGCCTGAAGCTCTCCGACTTTTTCATTATCGAACGAAATGTAAAAATCGATATCCGCATTATTAATCATACGGTCATAAGCCAGCACTTTAATTCCTTCACGCTTGGCTTCGGCAATCACATTACTTAACACCTGACCGTTATAAGGGATAATCACCAACACATCGACGCCGCGGTTAATCATATTTTCTATCTGGGATAGTTGTGTTTCTTCATTGCCGTTGGCGGATTGCACAAACACTTTCGCCCCTTTTTCTTCGGCTTTTTTTACAAAAATATCCCGATCCTTCTGCCAGCGTTCAAGGCGCAAGTCATCGATAGCCATACCAATTTTTACTTCTTTAGCGACCCCTGGCTGACTCAGCATGGCAAGTGCGGCGCAGACTGACAGTAATACGTGTTTCATTTTCATCGTAGAGTACCTTTGTTATAGGAAGGCAGGACAAAAACGTCTCTTCACTTACGGCTACGTTGCATGAAATTGTTGACAAGAAAAGTCAGGGTCAGCAATTGCTGATTTTTATCTCTGAATTACGTTTTTTGGTTTAATTGTTATTTTTTGATAGCGGTCATATTTTTATCCTGTTAATTCATTCCATAACACAAGCAGTTGCGCGCGGTTTTGCAGATTATTCCGGTTATTTTTTGCGATCAAACGCACATTTAATAATTATCTGAATTTCAGTGTGAAATAACGTAATTGAGGAAACCGGCAGGCAAACGGAATATTAAGAACAGGCTGAAAATAGCCATTCCGGTGGTTTGCAAGGAGATAACAATGCACGCTTATTTTGATCAGATAGAAAAAGTTCGCTTTGAAGGTCAGGGCAGCCGCAATCCGTTTGCCTTCCGCCATTACAACCCTGACGAGATTGTCCTCGGCAAGCGCATGGCCGACCATTTACGTTTTGCCGTCTGCTACTGGCATACCTTCTGCTGGAACGGCGCCGACATGTTCGGCGCTGGCGCCTTCGCACGGCCCTGGCAGCAATCCGGCGACGCACTGGCGCTGGCGAAGCGCAAAGCCGATATCGCCTTCGAGTTTCTGCACAAACTAGGCGTACCCTATTACTGTTTCCACGATGTCGATGTCGCGCCGGAAGGCAACTCGCTGCAGGAATACCTGAACAATTTTGCCGCCATGACCGAAATTCTGGCAGCCAAACAGCAACAAACCGGCGTGAAGTTGCTGTGGGGCACCGCCAACTGCTTCACCAACCCGCGTTACGCTGCCGGCGCCGCCACCAGTCCCGACCCGGAAGTCTTCGCCTGGGCCGCCACACAGGTATTTACCGCGATGAACGCCACTAAAGCGCTAGGCGGCGAGAACTATGTGCTGTGGGGTGGCCGCGAAGGCTATGAAACCCTGCTCAATACCGACCTGCGTCAGGAGCGCGAGCAGATTGGCCGTTTCATGCAAATGGTGGTGGAGCACAAACACAAGATCGGTTTCAACGGTACGTTGCTGATAGAACCCAAACCGCAGGAGCCGACCAAACACCAATACGATTACGATGTCGCCACCGTCTACGGCTTCCTCAAACAGTTCGGGCTGGAGAAGGAAATTAAGGTCAATATCGAAGCGAACCACGCCACGCTGGCGGGACATACCTTCCATCACGAGATCGCCACGGCGATTGCACTCGGCATTTTCGGCTCGGTAGACACCAATCGCGGCGACGCGCAACTCGGCTGGGATACCGACCAGTTCCCCAACAGCGTGGAAGAAAATGCGCTGGTGCTCTATGAAATCCTCAAAGCAGGCGGGTTCACTACCGGCGGCCTCAATTTCGATGCCAAAGTTCGCCGCCAGAGCACTAATCGCTACGACCTGTTCCACGCCCATATCGGTGCGATGGATACAATGGCATTGTCGCTCAAGGTGGCGGCGCGCATGGTGGAAGACGGCGAACTGAATCAACATGTCGCCAACCGTTACGCCGGTTGGAATAGCGAGTTGGGGCAGCAGATCCTGCAAGGCAACGCCTCGCTGGAGATGCTGGCGGGTTACGCCGCACGTCATCAGCTTGACCCGCAGCACCACAGCGGGCAGCAGGAACGACTGGAAAATTTGGTTAATCGCTATCTGTTCGGTTGAATAGGTATATAGGCTGGCGCAAACCCGGCAACGCAGAAAAGCAGGTGTTGAGTCTGCGCCAGCGACACAAATATTCCAGCGGCACGAATATTCCAGCGGCACAAATAGTAAGGATAGCCTGATAACCGCACACAAAGTCACAGCGAGGCGTTATGTATATCGGCATCGATCTTGGCACATCGGGCGTGAAAGCCATCTTATTACGGGAAAACGGCGAGGTAGCAGCCAGCCACAGCGCACCGTTGAGTATCTCTCGCCCACATCCGCTCTGGTCGGAACAGAATCCGGAAATGTGGTGGCAGGCAACCGACGACGCATTAAACGCACTGGCGGCACAGCAGACGCTAAAAGCGGTTCGCGCCATCGGGCTGACTGGCCAGATGCACGGTGCAACGCTGCTGGATGCAAAGCAACAGATATTACGGCCAGCCATCTTGTGGAATGACGGGCGCAGTGCGGCGCAATGTCAGCAACTGGAGCAACAGGTGCCGGATGCCCGCCGCATCACCGGTAATCTGATGATGCCTGGTTTTACTGCGCCGAAGCTCAAGTGGATACAACAGCATGAACCGGACATTTTTCGGCTCATCGACAAGGTGCTGTTGCCAAAAGACTATCTACGCTGGCGTCTGACCGGCGACTTCGCCAGCGACATGTCCGATGCAGCCGGTACACTGTGGATGGACGTCGCCCGCCGCGACTGGAACGACTCCCTGCTCGCCGCCTGCGGACTCAACCGCGACCAGATGCCTGCGCTATTCGAGGGCAACCAGATTACCGGACACGTGCGCGCCGACATCGCCGCTCGCTGGGGTATGCCGCCAGTGCCGGTGGTAGCTGGCGGCGGCGACAATGCCGCTGGCGCCATCGGCGTTGGGCTGTATCAGGCCGGTCAGGCCATGCTATCGCTCGGCACGTCCGGCGTTTATTTTGCCGTCAGCGACGGCTTTCTCAGCAACCCTCAGCGTGCCGTTCACAGCTTTTGCCATGCGTTGCCCAACAGTTGGCATCTGATGTCCGTGATGCTGAGCGCAGCGTCCTGTCTCGACTGGGCCGCCCGGCTGACCCACGCCGACAGCGTGGCAACACTGATCACCGAAGCAGAGCAGGCAAGCGCGGAAGAAACGGCTACGCCAGTGTGGTTCCTGCCCTACCTGTGCGGCGAACGGACACCGCACAACAACCCGCAGGCTAAAGGCGCATTCTGGGGGCTGACCCACTCGCATGGTCGTGCAGCGCTGGCACGCGCCGTGCTGGAAGGGGTGGGATTTGCGTTGGCGGACGGCATGGATGCACTGCACGCAACCGGTTTGGAACCCCAGCAAATCACCCTGATCGGCGGCGGCGCTCGCAGCACTTACTGGCGGCAGATGCTGGCGGATATCAGCGGCAAAACGCTGGAATACCGCACCG harbors:
- the xylA gene encoding xylose isomerase, translating into MHAYFDQIEKVRFEGQGSRNPFAFRHYNPDEIVLGKRMADHLRFAVCYWHTFCWNGADMFGAGAFARPWQQSGDALALAKRKADIAFEFLHKLGVPYYCFHDVDVAPEGNSLQEYLNNFAAMTEILAAKQQQTGVKLLWGTANCFTNPRYAAGAATSPDPEVFAWAATQVFTAMNATKALGGENYVLWGGREGYETLLNTDLRQEREQIGRFMQMVVEHKHKIGFNGTLLIEPKPQEPTKHQYDYDVATVYGFLKQFGLEKEIKVNIEANHATLAGHTFHHEIATAIALGIFGSVDTNRGDAQLGWDTDQFPNSVEENALVLYEILKAGGFTTGGLNFDAKVRRQSTNRYDLFHAHIGAMDTMALSLKVAARMVEDGELNQHVANRYAGWNSELGQQILQGNASLEMLAGYAARHQLDPQHHSGQQERLENLVNRYLFG
- a CDS encoding nickel/cobalt efflux protein RcnA — its product is MTDFSLLLQQGMANAWLFIPSAVLLGALHGLEPGHSKTMMAAFIVAIRGTVKQAVMLGVAATLSHTAVVWLIALGGMYLSQQFTAESAEPWMQFISGIIILGTATWMFWRIWRDERAWRLHQHSHGHQHDHHHHEHHHGDHHDHHHHDHGEHVHHHDHDHAQADGEYQDAHERAHANEIRQRFANREATNGQILLFGLTGGLIPCPAAITVLLLCIQVKAFTLGAALVVCFSVGLALTLVAVGVGAALSVQQASRRWPGFATLARRAPYFSSLLIAVVGGYMLLHGWARLPL
- the xylF gene encoding D-xylose ABC transporter substrate-binding protein — encoded protein: MKMKHVLLSVCAALAMLSQPGVAKEVKIGMAIDDLRLERWQKDRDIFVKKAEEKGAKVFVQSANGNEETQLSQIENMINRGVDVLVIIPYNGQVLSNVIAEAKREGIKVLAYDRMINNADIDFYISFDNEKVGELQAQYLLNKVPQGNYFLMGGSPVDNNAKLFRQGQMKVLKPLIDSGKIKIVGDQWVDGWLPENALKIMENALTANNNKIDAVVASNDATAGGAIQALSAQGLAGKVAISGQDADLAAIKRIVAGTQTMTVYKPISKLAQDAAAIAVSLGQGKKPESNATLNNGKKEVPAFLLTPIPVDKANIDSTVIADGFHKKADIY
- the xylB gene encoding xylulokinase, coding for MYIGIDLGTSGVKAILLRENGEVAASHSAPLSISRPHPLWSEQNPEMWWQATDDALNALAAQQTLKAVRAIGLTGQMHGATLLDAKQQILRPAILWNDGRSAAQCQQLEQQVPDARRITGNLMMPGFTAPKLKWIQQHEPDIFRLIDKVLLPKDYLRWRLTGDFASDMSDAAGTLWMDVARRDWNDSLLAACGLNRDQMPALFEGNQITGHVRADIAARWGMPPVPVVAGGGDNAAGAIGVGLYQAGQAMLSLGTSGVYFAVSDGFLSNPQRAVHSFCHALPNSWHLMSVMLSAASCLDWAARLTHADSVATLITEAEQASAEETATPVWFLPYLCGERTPHNNPQAKGAFWGLTHSHGRAALARAVLEGVGFALADGMDALHATGLEPQQITLIGGGARSTYWRQMLADISGKTLEYRTGGDVGPALGAARLAQIALNPAIPLTQLLPALPLEHTHQPDATRHALYAQQRKTFRELYQQLSPLMT
- a CDS encoding xylose ABC transporter ATP-binding protein, with the translated sequence MPYLLDMKNITKVFGAVKAVDNVSLQLEAGQVLSLCGENGSGKSTLMKVLCGVYPYGSYEGRIRFAGDELRAGHIRDTEQKGIAIIHQELALVKEMTVLENIFLGNEWTRAGVMDYDAMYLRCQTMLAQVRLDIDPNTRVGELGLGQQQLVEIAKALNKQVRLLILDEPTASLTERETGVLLDIVRDLRHHGIACIYISHKLNEVKAISDVICVIRDGRHIGTCPADSLSEDQVIAMMVGRELTELYPNEPHDIGEEVLRVEHLTAWHPVNRHIRRVDDVSFRLHRGEVLGIAGLVGAGRTETVQCLFGAYPGRWQGDIWVEGKPVTIQNCRQAMTLGIAMVPEDRKKDGIIPVMSVAQNITLAALDQFTGALSVLREADEQHRLQHSITHLKVKTASPELAIARLSGGNQQKAILAKCLLLCPKILILDEPTRGIDIGAKYEIYKLINQLVKQQIAVIVISSELPEVLGLSDRVLVMHQGRLKADLPNRGLTQEQVMEAALRSEHHAENLAV
- the xylH gene encoding xylose ABC transporter permease XylH → MTAPAASPDEMPRRRSFNLQVLVMIAAIVAIMLFFTFMTDGAYLSARNISNLLRQTAITGILAVGMVFVIISAEIDLSVGSMMGLLGGVAAILDVWYGWPLPLTVAVTLLLGLLLGAWNGWWVAYRRVPSFIVTLAGMLAFRGILIGITNGTTVSPTSPAMSQIGQSYLPDGVGFLFGVVGLMLFVVWRWRQRWRRLHLDLPVANASGDITRQALMAVLVLGAIYLLNDYRGVPTPVLLLALIMLGGMFMAVRTAFGRRIYAVGGNIDAARLSGVNVERTKLVVFAINGLMVAVAGLVLSSRLGAGSPSAGNIAELDAIAACVIGGTSLAGGVGSVAGAVMGAFIMASLDNGMSMLDVPTFWQYIVKGGILLLAVWMDTATKHKS
- the argG gene encoding argininosuccinate synthase translates to MTTILKHLPVGQRIGIAFSGGLDTSAALLWMRQKGAVPYAYTANLGQPDEDDYDAIPRRAKEYGAENARLIDCRKQLVAEGIAAIQCGAFHNTTGGMTYFNTTPLGRAVTGTMLVAAMKEDGVNIWGDGSTYKGNDIERFYRYGLLTNAELKIYKPWLDTDFIDELGGRQEMSEFMTKSGFDYKMSAEKAYSTDSNMLGATHEAKDLEFLNSSVKIVNPIMGVKFWDDNVRIAAEEVTVRFERGHPVALNGQTFSDDVELMLEANRIGGRHGLGMSDQIENRIIEAKSRGIYEAPGMALLHIAYERLVTGIHNEDTIEQYHAHGRQLGRLLYQGRWFDPQALMLRDALQRWVASEITGEVTLELRRGNDYSILNTVSDNLTYKPERLTMEKGESVFSPDDRIGQLTMRNLDITDTREKLFNYVESGLIASGNTGLPQVATPSLQDKSTK
- a CDS encoding metal/formaldehyde-sensitive transcriptional repressor codes for the protein MPHTIHDKKKLLTRVRRIKGQAEALEKALDGGGRSCLEILQQIAAIRGAVNGLMGEVLEGHIRDHLMNEEADPAERATDLEAIVTVIRSYMK
- the xylR gene encoding D-xylose utilization transcriptional activator XylR (D-xylose enhances binding of XylR to the xyl promoter and activates transcription.), giving the protein MFEKRYRITLLFNANKVYDRQVVEGVGEYLQASQCDWDIFIEEDFRCRIDNIRDWLGDGVIADFDDPAIIALLAGVRVPLVGVGGSYHNPQDYPPVHYIATDNYALVESAFLHLKNKGLNRFAFYGLPASVGKGWAQEREHAFRQLVAAEQYQGVVYQGMETSPDNWQYAQNRLADWVQTLPPQTGIIAVTDARARHLLQVCEHLNIAVPEKLCVIGIDNEELTRYLSRVALSSVAQGTRQMGYRAAKLLHQLLLTPYALPLQRILVSPLRVVERSSTDYRSVRDPAVIQAMHFIRHHACKGIKVEQVLDAVGLSRSNLEKRFKDETGQTIHGMIHAEKLERARNLLVSTSLSINEVSSMCGYPSLPYFYSVFRKDYDLTPREYRERYGESGYGDGRYDNDQAAFRCCR